Genomic segment of Bacteroidales bacterium:
TAGGTGTCAAAGGCCAATACCCGGCAGCCCATGCCGGACATGATGGAGGAAAATGCTGCCCCAATTTTTCCTGTTCCGATAACTCCAACTGTTTTGCCGGACAGATTAAACCCGGTAAGCCGCTCCAGAGAAAAATTCCCTTCCCGGACACGGTTATAGGCTTTATGGGTTTTTCGGTTCAGGGTCAGAATCAGGGCCAGGGCATGCTCAGCCACAGCCTCAGGAGAGTAAGCAGGAACCCGGACCACCTTTATTTCTGCATCGATTGCTGCAGTCAGGTCCACATTGTTAAAACCGGCACATCTCAGAGCTATTAGGGATACACCATGCTCCTTCAGGATGCCAATGGTTTCTCTGTCAAGTACGTCGTTTACAAAGACGATGACTGCATTGAATCCGGCGGCCAGGTGGGCAGTACGCTTTCTCAGCCTGGCCTCAAAATGAGTGATATCGAAATGGAATCTTTTGTTTGCTTCATCAAAGTACTCCTTATCATAGGAGGTGGTGCTGAAAAGTGCTATTCTCATGGACATATAACAAAGTAAATTCTGTTTTGTGCTCCCTCTGTGCTCCCGCCGTCATTTATTTCATATTTTAGTGGCTAAATCTGGAGCCATGTACAACTTGTGGAAATGCCTCTTTGTTTTGCTGGTCATACCGGCGGCATTAATATGTCCGGGATGTTCGGAGGAGAAGGAGCCGGGGATTCCCGGAATCCTGGTATCCACCCAATGGCTTCAGGATCATATAGATAATCCAGATGTGGTGCTTCTTCATTCAGGATCAGCTGAGTTCTTTGATTCGCTTCATATACCCGGTGCCAGGTTCATCGATCCTGCCAGTTTCACGGTGAATACGGATTTGGTTCGCAATGAGATGCCTTCGGCAGACAGCATCCTGAAGCTGCTGAGGAGCGTGGGTGTGGACGATAATTCCAGAATAGTTCTCTACCATGAATCATCGAGGCTCCTTTCGCGCACGGCCCGGGTCTTTGCCGCTCTGGATGGGGTGGGACTCGGAGAGCGGACTTTTTTCCTGAACGGCGGACTGCCGGCCTGGGAGGAGGAAGCCAGGGAGACCACCGGTGTTAAAACACAGTTTTCATATGGTACACTGAGCAAAGCGGAATCCGGTCAGGTGCTTATCGAAGCTGAAGAGCTTGACAGAGGGCGATGGAGCCCCGATATGGTGGTGGTCGATGTAAGAACCGGCGAAGAGTATTACGGGACTCCGGGTTCACAGGAGGAGCCTGCCGAAGGCGGCCATGTGGAAGGGGCCTATTCCCTGCCTTATCAGTCACTTCTCAGAGACGATTATGATTATTTTTTCAAATCCGATGCAGCGTTGAAGGACTTGTTCCGGGAGGCGGGAATGGATCCGGGAAAGGTGAATGTTGTTTATTGTGGATCGGGGGTGCGTGCATCGGTTAGTTATCTGGCAGCCAGACATATGGGTTATAATGTTAGGCTATATGATGGATCCTGGGAGGAGTGGAAGCAGCTGGAACTGCCCTTGACCGGGCCGGTGACTCCTCCGGGTGACACGGAATAAACTTTATGCTTATGAAGAATAGAGAATCGCGCCCCTACTGGAACCCCTACCTGGTGGGAACGGGCATTGGCCTGCTGATCATCCTCTCGTTTGTAGTTACCGGAAGGGGACTTGGTGCCATTGGGGCATTCAATGGGATTTTGGCTTCCCTGGTGCATGCCATCGCCCCTGACTATGCTCTTTCGAAAACGGCCTATTCAACTTACCTGGCTGGTGTGGACCATCCGCTGAAAGATTGGGTGGTCATAGAAATCGCCGGTGTTTGTATTGGAGGACTTCTCTCGGGGATTGTATCTCGGCGTTTCAGATTCGAAGTGATCAAAGGCCCCCGTATTTCAAATCTGACCAGGCTTATCTTTGCCTTTTCGGGCGGAATGCTGATGGCTGTTGCTGCCAAGTTTACGCGTGGCTGCACGAGCGGACTGGCTCTCAGCGGGGGCTCCGTTTTAAGTCCGGGGGCCTGGCTGTTTATGATTTCGGTTTTTATAGGTGGTTACTCCATTGCCTGGTTAATGAAAAAAGCATGGAACTGATGGCACCTCTTCAATTTTCTTACCAGGTTCCGGAGGGACTGCTTCTCCTCTTTGCGCTCTTAACGGGGATTGCCTTCGGAATGTTCCTGGAAAAGGCAGGTTTCGGAAATGCCCGCAAGCTGGTTCAGCAATTTTATTTTACCGATATGGCGATGTTCAAGGTGCTGTTCTCGGCAATCGTAACCGCCATGCTGGGCATTTACTGGCTCAGTTACTTCGGAATTCTGGATATTACCCAGATCTATATCAACGGGACCTACCTGTGGCCCCAGGTGGTGGGTGGTTTGATTTTTGGATTTGGCTTTGTGCTGTCGGGACTGTGTCCGGGTACCTCCTGCGTGGCTGTCTTCACTGGTAAACTGGATGGCCTGGCTGTTTTTGCAGGGATGTTTACCGGGTTAATTCTCTTTGCAGAGACAGAATCTTTTCTGAAAGGAGCTCTTTCTTTTTCCTCTTTGGGAGATATCTCCCTGTATGAGCTGTTCCATATGGAGTACGGCTTACTTACCTTCCTGATTGTTGTTATTGCTGTTATCGCTTTCTGGCTGGCCGGAAGGGTGGAGAATGGGTTTCATAAAATTAGCTCCGGGAAATCATGAAGATCAACCACCTGCTTGCCATCCTCGCCATCCTTGCAGGAATAAGCGCCGCCTTCACCTATCATGCAGGCAAAAACGGGCTTTACCCGGATTGGAAATTTCATAAGGAGCGCTTGGAGGGAAAACGGCTGGGCTTTATTTCCGCCCACCACCTGGCAGACCTCCTGTACAGCAAAGAGGACGGTATCAAGCTTTTGGATACCCGAGCAAAGAAAGACTATGAACACTACCATATTCCAAGGGCCCTGTGGTTTGATCCCGGTAAGGGAAGGGAGAAGGGACAGGGAGCCGGTATAATCATTGTATATGGGGAGGATGAGGAAAACGGCCCGTACGAGCTGGCCAGAGAACTTCCGGGAAAGGTGTATGTTTTGAAGGGTGGAATGGATGCCTGGCATTCTCTGGTCCTGTTTCCGGACTTCCAGACCTTTCATGTGAGGAACAGCGATCTGCTGGAGCATGTTTTGAGAAGAAGCGGCTTTTTTGGCGGGAAAGCGCAGAATACCCAGCTGTTAAATATAGAAGTGCGGGAAAGCCGTTACCGGGAAGGGTGCTGATCTTTATCTACCCGGGATGAAACGTCTGTTTACAATAAGCGGATGTCACCCGACGGATTACGTCCCCTGATGGTGCATAACATAGGAAACGGCCAGGTACTTGAGGACTGCCTGTTTGATTATCGGATCATTGGTCACTATATTTATAATGGCAAATAAATGGACAAGATGAAACAAAGCATTTTCCAGGTTGATGCATTTACGCAGGAAAAATTCAAGGGAAATCCGGCAGCGGTATGCATCCTGGATCAATGGCCGGAGGAGGCTAAGATGCAGCTAATTGCCAATGAAAACAACCTTTCGGAGACTGCTTTTGCCGTACCGGCAGGGGAATGCTACGAGATTCGCTGGTTCACCCCCGAAATGGAGGTGGAGCTGTGCGGCCACGCCACCCTGGCTACGGCCCATGTCCTGTTTAACCACCTGGATCAACCCGGCGGGCGGATCTGTTTTGAGTCCATTCACAGCGGGAGACTGACTGTGAAACAGAAAGGGGACCTGCTTACCCTCGATTTCCCTGCTGACCGGATCGAAGAAATGCTTATTCCCGGGCTGATAGCCACAGCCCTGATGAAACCTCCCCTGAAAGCTTTCCGTGGGAAAACCGACTTTATGTTTTTATTTGCCAGCGAGTCCGAGATTCGAAACATGGAGCCGGATTTTGGTCTTCTGGCCCAGGTTGGGGGTAGGGGTGTGATTGTGACCGCCCCCGGGAATGAAGTGGATTTTGTATCCCGTTTTTTCGCCCCCCAGACCGGTATCCATGAAGACCCCGTGACCGGTTCGGCTCATACGACCCTGACTCCGTACTGGTCGAAGGTGCTGGGTAAGAAGAAGCTGACGGCACGGCAGCTGTCGGCCCGTGGAGGAGAGCTGATTTGTGAAGACCGGGGGGACCGGATTGAGATCTCCGGGCACGCGGTGACCTATATGATCGGACAAATAGACATTTAAAAGAAATACGGCACATGAGATTTTCTGAGGACCGCATCGAAAAACTGCACTGCAGCGACGGTATACTGCGCGACGTGCATATCTGGGAACCTGCCGGCCCCCGGGCCGTTTTTCTGACCCTGCACGGACTTATGGACCATGGTGGGAACTATAAAAACCCGGGCCTCTTTATGAAAGAGCAGGGTTATGCCCTGGTGGCGCCCGACCAGCAGGGACATGACCGGAAGAGGAAAGCACATGTTTCCCGCTTCGACCGCTACCTGGATGATCTGCAGCTGATGCTCGACTGGGTAAAAGAGAATTACAAGGGGCTTCCCGTATTTATCATGGGGCATTCCATGGGTGGGTTGATGCTTACCCACTTTGGCATCAGACGCTTTCAGGGAGACCCTGCTGTAAAAGGATTTATTATGTCCGCCCCGGGCTATGAAAACAGCGTCCGGACCTCCGGATTCCTGATCGCGGTCGCAAAATTCCTGTCTGTGGCAGCCCCGAAAATGGCCGTTCCCATTGAGAATCTCAGGTTACATGTGACCCGGGATGAAGCCGAATACAAACGGATGCGTGAAGATGAAAAAGACGGGATCCAGGCGACACGTATGTCGGCCCGCCTGGGAGCCGAGTTTTTAAAGGCCCAGGAGTGGGTTCCGGGACATATGGACCAATGGAAACATCCCCTGCTGGTTATTTTACCCGGGGCAGACAGGCTGATTAATCCGGAGGTGACCAGAAAACTGCTTTCGAAGATAGAGAAGGGATTGGTGACGGTTCTGGAGTACCCCGATAATTATCATGAGAGCTTCAACGAGTTGAACCGGAAGGAGGTTTTTACCGCTGTCCTGGAGTGGTGCCAGGCACGGCTCTATGCGAACAAAGATTTGTAATTGAATAAATTACATATTAAATTGTGAGCTATGTATTATCTGATTGTACGTAATCTGGGTGCTCCCCGGTGCGTCGATCGAAATGAGGAGGATATTTACGAGGATGGAATGTCGTTCGACTGTACCCCGCACCTGGAATGTCATCCGGAGGAGTTCGTGAAAGAGGTGGAGATCCTCTGTATAGAACACCCCGAGGACCCAATCGTAGCCATGGTATTCAGGGATTAAACTTTCCTTTCATATAAAATATGCCGGAATGAAAAAGCCTGCTCTCCTTATAACAGGAGCCATATTTTTAATAGCTGTAAGTGGATGCACCTCGGTAAAACGGTTCAGAACGGCTGAGTTTAAAGGGATGGATAACCATCTGGCGGATGTGGAGCTGTTTAATGCCAGCTTGTCCGCTGAACCCGCCGCGATCCAGGAAAAAAACCTGTGGTCGCTGAGCGCCAATGCCCAGGCACGTCTGGTACAGATACTGGATGAAAGATACCCGGATAATGAGCAGTTCATGAGTGCCATGGCCGGCACATACGGGTCCGCTATGTTTCCGGTGGAGGATTACACACGGAAAGATCTTCGAATGGTGTTTACTATTAGTAAGAGCCGTGACTACGCCAAATTGAATGATGCCGGAGAAAGGTTCTCTCCGGCCGACCGGATCGAATATCTCAGGCTTAGTTTGGAGATTCCGGAGGATTACGGCCTGAGGTTTTTGGAATGGAACCGCTACTCCACCGAGTACGGGGAGATTGATATTGCAGATGTCAGTTTCTCCCGGAACCTGGATTTGTCAGTGGAAGGCAGTCCTGCAAGCCTGGACGTGGGATCAGAGGCTGCTCTGGGCAGGAATGAGAAGCAGGTGGTCAGCAAGCGTTATCTGAAACTGAATGGAAGCATCAGTGATCATAAAGCTGTGATCGAATCGGAGGGTACCCGGGAGCTTGATCTGACCGGGAATGTTATTGCCGATGTATCCCTTGCCTTTGCCGGTTTTCCGGAACTGATTGTGGTTCCGGTATTTGTGGATAGCGGAGAAGCTGCAGGGAGGGAAAAGGTGCTTGCTCTGAAATTTGTGGATGTGTTGGTTCCGGCCATGGAGGATGCGCCGGACACTCTGTTTGCGGAGCTCTCCATGGAGTATATCTACCGGCATGTGCAGTCGGGATGGAAGACCTTCGCCGAGTGGGACGATGGGGTCGAGTATTACCAGGGCAGCATCCGTAAACGGGTTCCTCTGTTTCTGAAGAAAGATTATCTGCCTCGGCTCTACTGCATTGGAAGCGACCTGGGAGAAAAGAAGACCCTGAAATTCCGGACCGGAACGGACAGGGAATACCAGTTGCAATTCATGGACCGCGGGGATGCCGGCCGTTTTCTGCAATGGCTGGAGGATCCCTTACAAAGGCAGACTGAGCCGGTCTATATAGGAAGCAACGAGTTACTCTATAAAGGGATTCCCCTCACCCCCGGGGAGCTGATCCGGAACCGTTTGAAGGTCATGCCGGTCTATTAGGGCCGGGTTTGATCGTTTATTTCCCTCCGTACCAGAAACCGCGGTTCCAGCTGTGTTCCCGCAGCCGGACCAGGATCTCTTCGGACAGATCGGGCAGGTCCGACACAGCAGTATTCATGATGGCCTGTTGTTTGTTCCGGATTCCCGGGATCACCGTGGATACGGCCTCGTGAGACAGGGCAAATTTAAGTGCCAGTTCGGGCATGGAGTAGCCACTGTCCTTAAATTCTTTTTTAATCTTCTCGGTTCTGTGCACGCCCCGCTCCAGACGATCGCCGGCAAAGTAGTTGCTCCGGAAGTCGTCCGCACCAAAGCTTTCCTTGCCCGTATATTTTCCTGTCAACACGCCTTCATCGAAAGCAACCCGCACAATTATTCCGGTTCCTGTTTCTATCGCTACCGGAAAAAGCTGGGCCGCCGGTTCCTGCTCAAAAATATTGTAGATCACCTGCAGGACATCCACCATGCCCTCCCGCATAAGCTGTATGACGCAGTTCTGATCATGTTCCGGCGTTGAAATACCCACCTGTTTGATCAGACCTTCAGCCTTCATCTTATGCAGGGTTTTCAGAGCCACCGGCTTATCATTCCAGGCCCGGGTCCAGGTGTGCAGCAAGAGCACATCCAGGCTCTCGGTCTGCAGGTTGTTCAGTCGCTGCTCCACATTTTCGCGCAAATACTTTTCTGAATAGCGTTCCTCAATCTTGCAGTAGGGCGACGGGGGCCATTTTCCCGGGGCCGGCGGGGTTTTCGTGCAGACGTACACCTTTTCCGGCCTGGATTTCAGGAACTTGCCAATAATCCGTTCCGATTTTCCATCCCCGTAGCCTGCTGCGGTGTCGATGAAATTGACTCCCCGGTCCAGGGCGGTTGCCAGGCCTTCCAGGGAATCTTCCTCCGACTGTGCTCCCCAGCTGCCGCCGATGGCCCATGCTCCGAATCCGATCTCCGAGATCTCAGGACCTGTTTTTCCAAATACGCGTTTTTTCATTTGCTGAAATTTTATTTAAAACTACAGCAATCGGCAGAATTCTGCAAAAAGGTTTTTATTATCTTTAGTCTCTCTCAACCATAAGAATCCGAAAGCATGAAACAATCCAGGCCTTATTCCAGAAGAACCTTTTTTAAGAGCGCGGGTATGGGTGCTGCCGCCGTGGCAGGTCTGCCTTTCCTGGCTAAATCCTGTGTAACACACGCAGATAGGGTGAACGTACATGATTTTTTCTCGGAGGGGGACGTGGTGCTGTTCCAGGGCGACTCCATCACCGACGCGGGAAGAAGCCGGGAACAGGAACTGCCCAATCATGCAGGGTCCTTCGGTGGGGGATATGCCAGCCATATCGCTTCCTGGCTGCTGGCAGAGATGCCGGCCAGCCGGCTGAGCATCTATAACCGGGGGATCAGCGGGAACAAGGTGTACCAGCTGGCCGAACGCTGGGACAGGGACTGCCTGGATCTGAAACCGGATGTACTGAGCATCCTGATCGGGGTGAACGATTACTGGCATTTCCGGAACGGGAACTACGACGGCACTCCGGAAATCTACAAGAACGACTTCAGGAAGCTGCTGACGCGGACCAGGGAAGCCCTTCCCGGTCTGAAACTGGTCATCTGTCAGCCCTTTATCCTGACCGGGACCAGTGCGGTGGACGAATCCTGGGTGGAGCCCTTCAGCACCTACCAGGCCATTGCGAAAAAGATCGCGGACGAGTTCGGAGCGGTATGGGTGCCCTTCCAGGAGGCCTTTGACAGTGCCATCGAAGTAGCCGACCCGGCCTACTGGGCAGCCGACGGGGTACACCCCTCCATGGCCGGGGCCCAGCTGATGGCAAACACCTGGCTGGAAGCGCTGGTTTAAGACTTAGCAGCCTCGTTGTACTCCTGCTGGAGTTCGTCGAAAACCTCTTTTACCGTGGAGATGCGATG
This window contains:
- a CDS encoding 2-hydroxyacid dehydrogenase; translated protein: MSMRIALFSTTSYDKEYFDEANKRFHFDITHFEARLRKRTAHLAAGFNAVIVFVNDVLDRETIGILKEHGVSLIALRCAGFNNVDLTAAIDAEIKVVRVPAYSPEAVAEHALALILTLNRKTHKAYNRVREGNFSLERLTGFNLSGKTVGVIGTGKIGAAFSSIMSGMGCRVLAFDTYPNEALILSGLEYVSLEQLLYQSDIISLHCPLTPETTHLIDQKTLSMMKPGVMLINTSRGALVNTNDAITFLKNRHLGYLGIDVYEQEEKLFFRDRSEQILQDDEIARLMSFPNVLITAHQAFLTSEALEQIAATTLENLKSFIRNEELVNEVKPTANHNSVPND
- a CDS encoding rhodanese-like domain-containing protein → MYNLWKCLFVLLVIPAALICPGCSEEKEPGIPGILVSTQWLQDHIDNPDVVLLHSGSAEFFDSLHIPGARFIDPASFTVNTDLVRNEMPSADSILKLLRSVGVDDNSRIVLYHESSRLLSRTARVFAALDGVGLGERTFFLNGGLPAWEEEARETTGVKTQFSYGTLSKAESGQVLIEAEELDRGRWSPDMVVVDVRTGEEYYGTPGSQEEPAEGGHVEGAYSLPYQSLLRDDYDYFFKSDAALKDLFREAGMDPGKVNVVYCGSGVRASVSYLAARHMGYNVRLYDGSWEEWKQLELPLTGPVTPPGDTE
- a CDS encoding YeeE/YedE thiosulfate transporter family protein, which gives rise to MKNRESRPYWNPYLVGTGIGLLIILSFVVTGRGLGAIGAFNGILASLVHAIAPDYALSKTAYSTYLAGVDHPLKDWVVIEIAGVCIGGLLSGIVSRRFRFEVIKGPRISNLTRLIFAFSGGMLMAVAAKFTRGCTSGLALSGGSVLSPGAWLFMISVFIGGYSIAWLMKKAWN
- a CDS encoding YeeE/YedE thiosulfate transporter family protein produces the protein MELMAPLQFSYQVPEGLLLLFALLTGIAFGMFLEKAGFGNARKLVQQFYFTDMAMFKVLFSAIVTAMLGIYWLSYFGILDITQIYINGTYLWPQVVGGLIFGFGFVLSGLCPGTSCVAVFTGKLDGLAVFAGMFTGLILFAETESFLKGALSFSSLGDISLYELFHMEYGLLTFLIVVIAVIAFWLAGRVENGFHKISSGKS
- a CDS encoding rhodanese-like domain-containing protein, with the protein product MKINHLLAILAILAGISAAFTYHAGKNGLYPDWKFHKERLEGKRLGFISAHHLADLLYSKEDGIKLLDTRAKKDYEHYHIPRALWFDPGKGREKGQGAGIIIVYGEDEENGPYELARELPGKVYVLKGGMDAWHSLVLFPDFQTFHVRNSDLLEHVLRRSGFFGGKAQNTQLLNIEVRESRYREGC
- a CDS encoding DUF1287 domain-containing protein, whose protein sequence is MSPDGLRPLMVHNIGNGQVLEDCLFDYRIIGHYIYNGK
- a CDS encoding PhzF family phenazine biosynthesis protein; the encoded protein is MKQSIFQVDAFTQEKFKGNPAAVCILDQWPEEAKMQLIANENNLSETAFAVPAGECYEIRWFTPEMEVELCGHATLATAHVLFNHLDQPGGRICFESIHSGRLTVKQKGDLLTLDFPADRIEEMLIPGLIATALMKPPLKAFRGKTDFMFLFASESEIRNMEPDFGLLAQVGGRGVIVTAPGNEVDFVSRFFAPQTGIHEDPVTGSAHTTLTPYWSKVLGKKKLTARQLSARGGELICEDRGDRIEISGHAVTYMIGQIDI
- a CDS encoding alpha/beta fold hydrolase; the protein is MRFSEDRIEKLHCSDGILRDVHIWEPAGPRAVFLTLHGLMDHGGNYKNPGLFMKEQGYALVAPDQQGHDRKRKAHVSRFDRYLDDLQLMLDWVKENYKGLPVFIMGHSMGGLMLTHFGIRRFQGDPAVKGFIMSAPGYENSVRTSGFLIAVAKFLSVAAPKMAVPIENLRLHVTRDEAEYKRMREDEKDGIQATRMSARLGAEFLKAQEWVPGHMDQWKHPLLVILPGADRLINPEVTRKLLSKIEKGLVTVLEYPDNYHESFNELNRKEVFTAVLEWCQARLYANKDL
- a CDS encoding aldo/keto reductase; this translates as MKKRVFGKTGPEISEIGFGAWAIGGSWGAQSEEDSLEGLATALDRGVNFIDTAAGYGDGKSERIIGKFLKSRPEKVYVCTKTPPAPGKWPPSPYCKIEERYSEKYLRENVEQRLNNLQTESLDVLLLHTWTRAWNDKPVALKTLHKMKAEGLIKQVGISTPEHDQNCVIQLMREGMVDVLQVIYNIFEQEPAAQLFPVAIETGTGIIVRVAFDEGVLTGKYTGKESFGADDFRSNYFAGDRLERGVHRTEKIKKEFKDSGYSMPELALKFALSHEAVSTVIPGIRNKQQAIMNTAVSDLPDLSEEILVRLREHSWNRGFWYGGK
- a CDS encoding SGNH/GDSL hydrolase family protein — translated: MKQSRPYSRRTFFKSAGMGAAAVAGLPFLAKSCVTHADRVNVHDFFSEGDVVLFQGDSITDAGRSREQELPNHAGSFGGGYASHIASWLLAEMPASRLSIYNRGISGNKVYQLAERWDRDCLDLKPDVLSILIGVNDYWHFRNGNYDGTPEIYKNDFRKLLTRTREALPGLKLVICQPFILTGTSAVDESWVEPFSTYQAIAKKIADEFGAVWVPFQEAFDSAIEVADPAYWAADGVHPSMAGAQLMANTWLEALV